One region of Halodesulfovibrio sp. MK-HDV genomic DNA includes:
- a CDS encoding sigma-54 dependent transcriptional regulator, with protein MPNILIIDDDVNICETFESLLSRLHYDCATAQTISQGFKLLREHEFDVLFLDVRLPDGNGLDCLSDIAHFDNPPEVIILTGDGDPAGAEIAIQRGVWDYLVKPASIKEITQTLKRVLKYRQEKLDKSCDAKPLEVAHMVGTSSIIRSCFSLMAQAASTDANVLITGETGTGKELTARTIHTNSTRSQGEFVVVDCAALTESLLESTLFGHKKGAFTGADTDKDGLVKLADNGTLFLDEVGEMPLTIQKSFLRFLQERVFRPVGGTAEEKSNFRLVSATNRNLETMVEDGDFRQDLLFRLKTVHIELPALRLRNDDLELLSQFRIKQLCKQYGMPVKNFSADFFPILAKYDWPGNVRELFNALEQALVAAGSESVLYARHLPADIRIKIAQASLVRGMENQTTNATKASVSEKSDQKNAAPVSFSFEMLPTLRQFKSDMEKKYLLQLIAQHGSNIHGMLETSGLSRSHLYALLKKYNISL; from the coding sequence ATGCCCAACATTCTTATTATTGATGATGATGTTAACATTTGTGAAACATTTGAAAGTCTTCTCTCGCGCCTTCACTACGACTGCGCCACTGCACAAACTATTTCGCAAGGGTTCAAACTGCTCCGCGAGCATGAATTTGACGTGCTCTTTCTTGACGTCCGGCTACCGGATGGCAACGGACTGGACTGCCTTTCCGATATCGCACACTTCGACAACCCGCCGGAAGTCATTATTCTTACAGGCGATGGTGATCCTGCCGGTGCAGAAATTGCGATTCAGCGCGGTGTCTGGGATTACCTTGTAAAACCTGCTTCCATTAAAGAAATCACGCAAACGCTTAAACGCGTTCTCAAATACCGTCAGGAAAAGCTGGATAAAAGCTGCGACGCCAAGCCGTTGGAAGTAGCCCACATGGTCGGCACAAGTTCCATCATCCGAAGTTGTTTCAGCCTTATGGCTCAAGCAGCTTCGACCGACGCGAACGTGCTCATCACTGGTGAAACCGGTACAGGTAAAGAGCTTACAGCCCGCACCATCCACACAAACAGCACTCGTTCTCAGGGAGAGTTTGTGGTGGTGGACTGTGCTGCGCTCACCGAGAGCCTCCTTGAATCAACCCTTTTCGGACACAAAAAGGGCGCCTTTACCGGTGCAGATACAGATAAAGACGGACTCGTCAAACTTGCCGACAACGGCACTCTCTTTCTCGATGAAGTGGGCGAGATGCCCCTCACCATCCAAAAATCGTTTCTCCGTTTCCTGCAAGAGCGAGTATTCCGCCCTGTGGGTGGCACTGCGGAAGAAAAAAGTAACTTCCGTCTCGTTTCGGCAACAAACCGCAACTTGGAAACCATGGTTGAAGACGGAGACTTCCGTCAGGATTTACTCTTCCGTTTAAAAACCGTCCATATTGAACTCCCTGCTCTTCGCTTACGCAACGATGATCTCGAGCTGTTGTCACAATTCAGAATTAAACAGCTCTGTAAACAATATGGAATGCCGGTTAAGAATTTTTCTGCGGACTTTTTCCCGATACTTGCCAAATATGACTGGCCGGGGAACGTACGCGAATTGTTTAACGCCCTTGAACAGGCGTTAGTCGCCGCCGGATCGGAATCTGTCTTATACGCCAGACATCTTCCGGCTGACATCCGAATTAAAATTGCACAGGCAAGCCTTGTGCGTGGAATGGAAAATCAGACAACTAATGCTACTAAAGCGTCTGTGTCTGAAAAATCAGACCAAAAAAATGCAGCTCCAGTTTCATTCTCATTTGAAATGTTACCGACGCTGCGACAATTTAAATCGGATATGGAAAAGAAGTACCTTTTACAGCTTATCGCACAGCATGGTTCTAACATTCACGGAATGCTGGAAACTTCGGGATTATCCCGCTCCCACCTCTATGCGTTGCTTAAAAAGTATAATATCTCCTTGTAA